In Arvicanthis niloticus isolate mArvNil1 chromosome 10, mArvNil1.pat.X, whole genome shotgun sequence, a single genomic region encodes these proteins:
- the Lax1 gene encoding lymphocyte transmembrane adapter 1, translating to MYTTPAPAEVTRRNSEPSTHQGTLGSLEGEKGQIIFPGFVALLTIFLVIIAACILWSWKKQKKRHVPYFPVTPSLTLPPPRHRAKNIYDFLPRQQTELGRHQSSGFSTESLLSRASDSPEPEALRASGSLQTHRASIHAVEYTVGIYDNGTVPQMCEHLASSAHHVCVRTSRNNPSISSKESNDYVNIPTAEDTGETLTRTESTPENHLGLPSAQRLEFAEGGHTGYGNATGLWAPGPKCSNSLSDDSSQTSNDYINMTGLDLEDTQENQPRGAFQCCRDYENVPSVDTNESQLQTLEEVTSSTTDHAEPVWRTLSSVCSMAFQPSAQSKDSAVAHGEEQSSEESSDYENVLVAELEDRDWKQGPGPRHPSNEGIPGDLAGKLCEEVYTAGSLATETSGEDD from the exons ATGTATACCACCCCAGCCCCTGCAGAGGTCACAAGAAGGAACTCAGAGCCCAGCACTCATCAGGGGACTCTTGGCAGCCTGGAGGG AGAGAAAGGCCAGATCATCTTCCCTGGCTTTGTGGCACTCCTGACTATCTTCCTGGTCATCATAGCTGCCTGTATCCTATGGAgctggaagaaacagaagaagc GACACGTTCCTTACTTTCCAGTAACTCCATCACTGACTCTGCCTCCACCCAGACATCGAGCCAAAAATATTTATGACTTCTTGCCCCGGCAGCAGACAGAGCTGG GGAGGCATCAGTCGAGTGGTTTCAGTACCGAGAGCCTCCTCTCCAGAGCATCTGACAGCCCTGAGCCTGAG GCCCTCCGAGCCAGTGGTTCCCTTCAGACGCATAGAGCTTCCATTCATGCTGTGGAGTACACAGTAGGCATCTACGACAATGGCACAGTGCCCCAGATGTGTGAGCACCTGGCCTCCTCTGCACATCATGTGTGTGTCAGAACTTCCAGAAATAACCCCAGCATTTCTTCCAAGGAGTCAAATGATTATGTCAATATCCCCACAGCAGAGGACACTGGTGAGACTCTAACTCGCACTGAAAGCACTCCTGAAAATCACCTTGGTCTTCCAAGTGCCCAGCGGCTGGAGTTTGCCGAAGGAGGGCACACAGGCTATGGGAATGCCACTGGTTTGTGGGCTCCAGGACCCAAGTGCAGCAATTCACTCAGTGATGACTCGTCTCAGACTTCAAATGACTACATCAATATGACAGGGTTGGATCTTGAGGACACCCAAGAGAATCAACCCAGGGGAGCTTTTCAGTGCTGCAGAGATTATGAAAATGTCCCATCAGTAGATACCAATGAAAGCCAGCTGCAGACTCTGGAAGAAGTGACATCGTCAACTACAGACCATGCGGAGCCTGTCTGGAGGACCCTATCTTCAGTGTGTTCTATGGCATTTCAGCCGTCTGCACAAAGCAAGGACAGTGCTGTGGCCCATGGAGAAGAGCAGTCAAGTGAAGAATCTAGTGACTATGAGAATGTGCTGGTTGCAGAGTTAGAAGACAGGGACTGGAAACAGGGACCTGGCCCTCGGCATCCTTCTAATGAAGGAATACCAGGCGACCTAGCTGGAAAGCTTTGTGAGGAGGTCTACACTGCTGGGTCTTTAGCCACTGAAACATCTGGTGAAGATGACTGA